From the genome of Arthrobacter sp. SLBN-122:
GTGAGGCATGGATCCGGACGCTGGGCAACGGGCTGGTCCGGGCAGATCGGGTCACCGAGATTTCATCCACCCGCGGGTCCCTTTATGAGGACCAGGGGTATTCATTGAAGGTCATCGTGGACGGCAAGGGCCACGTGTTGATTGACGACGGCGGGCTGCAGGGGTCCATGCAGGAGCGGCTGGAATACGCCAGGCACATGGAGGACGCCCTGCTGCTGGCCATCGACGAGGCACGCGAGAGCGACGCGTCGATGGTGATCTCCTACGAGCCGGAGCGTGAGCGCTGGTCCGCAGCTCCAGTTTCAGTATTAACCGGGCGGCTTCCCGAAGTCGTCTGACGCTGCAGCGTGCTGCCCGGGCAACCGTGGGTGCCCGGGCAGCAGCAACTCAGCTGTGCGTCGGTTCTTCCACGAGTGCGGTGGCGATGCTGGCCGCGTCATCCAGTGCGGCCAGGAACCGTTCGGCGTCCAGGGCCGCGGCGCAACCGGTGCCCGCGGCGGTGATGGCCTGCCGGTAGCGGTGGTCCACGGCGTCGCCGCAGGCAAAGACGCCGGTCAGGTTGGTGCACGTGGTGGGGGCGTCCACCTTGATGTAGCCTTCCTCGTCCAGGTCCACCTGGCCTGCCACCAGCTCGGTCCTGGGCAGGTGTCCGATGGCCACGAAGATGCCGGTGGCATCCTGGTGTCGGGTCTCGCCGGTGCGGGTGTCGGTGAGGGTGACGCCGGTGACCTTGCCGTCGCCGTGGATGGCGGTGACGGCGGAGTTCCAGGCGAAGCGGATCTTGGGGTTGTCCTTGGCGCGCTGGGCCATGATGCGGGAGGCGCGCAGTTCGCCCTTGCGGACCACCACCGTCACGGTCTTGCCGAAACGGGTCAGGAAGGTGGCTTCCTCCATGGCGGAGTCGCCGCCGCCCACCACGATGATGTCCTGGTCGCGGAAGAAGAACCCGTCGCACGTGGCGCACCAGGAAACGCCGTGGCCGCTGAACTTCTTTTCCTCCGGCAGGCCGAGTTCCTTGTACGCGGAGCCGGTGGCCAGGATGACGGCCGGCGCCTCGTAGGTCTCCCCGGCGCCGGTGACCACGCGCTTGAGGGAACCTTTCAGCTCAACGGACGTGGCGTCGTCGTACTCAATGCGCGCGCCGAACCTCTCCGCCTGCTGCTGCAGCCCGTCCATCAGTTCCGGACCCTGGATGCCGCCGGGGAAGCCCGGGAAGTTTTCCACCTCGGTGGTGTTCATCAGGGCGCCGCCGGCGGTGACGGACCCGGCCAGGACCAGCGGGTTCAGGCCGGCGCGCGCGGCATAGATGGCGGCAGTGTAGCCGGAGGGGCCGGATCCGATGATGATCAGCTGCTCTTTACTCATGAATTGTCCTTCGGTGGCGGTACTACTGGGCGTCCGCGTGCTGCGCGGGCAGGAGTTCGGTGATCAGTTGTTCAACGCG
Proteins encoded in this window:
- the trxB gene encoding thioredoxin-disulfide reductase: MSKEQLIIIGSGPSGYTAAIYAARAGLNPLVLAGSVTAGGALMNTTEVENFPGFPGGIQGPELMDGLQQQAERFGARIEYDDATSVELKGSLKRVVTGAGETYEAPAVILATGSAYKELGLPEEKKFSGHGVSWCATCDGFFFRDQDIIVVGGGDSAMEEATFLTRFGKTVTVVVRKGELRASRIMAQRAKDNPKIRFAWNSAVTAIHGDGKVTGVTLTDTRTGETRHQDATGIFVAIGHLPRTELVAGQVDLDEEGYIKVDAPTTCTNLTGVFACGDAVDHRYRQAITAAGTGCAAALDAERFLAALDDAASIATALVEEPTHS